The Streptomyces racemochromogenes DNA segment AACGCGTACCGCCAGGCGTCCTGGAGCAGCAGACCCGGCAGTACGAGGCCGAGGCAGGCGAACGCCGTCCCCACGACCCCGCCGAGCACCGCACCGGCGACCAGGCAGACGGCGCCGATGGCGGCGCCGACGCCGAGGGCGGTACCCGCCGACCGGGCCACCGCCCCGCGCCAGGACGCCTCCGGCACGCCGCTGAAGCGCACCACGAGCGGGTCGGTGGCCAGCCCGCGGGAGACGCTGAGCACCACCCCGTACGTCACCCAGGCCAGGCTGAACACGCCGAACGCGGCCAGCCCCAGCGAGCGCGCCACGTAGATGCCCACCGCGAAGTTGGACACGCTGGACGCCGCCTGGTCGGCGAGCCCCCAGGACAGCCGGCCGAGGACCGCCCGCTTGGCGGTCCCCGGGGCGGTGTCCGCGTCCGGTGCCGTCGTGGCCGCCGGCGCCGCCGGTGCCGTCGTCTCTTCCCCCTCGGTGGGCACGGGCGTCATTCCTTGATCAGCCCGGCGCCGTGCAGCGCGCCGGCCGCCGCGGCCACGGTGTCGAACGCCAGCCCGGACCGCTCGGCGACGTCCAGCAGGCTGTGCTCCCCGTCGGAGAGGCTGAGCACCCACAGCATGGCCATCTGGGCCTCCTTCGCGTCGCTGCGTCCGCCGAGCGACTCGTACAGACCGCGCCGGCCCAGCTGCGGTTCGCCGTACGGGCTGAGGTTCTGGTACCGCCGGTTGCGGTCCAGTACGGCGAACGCCTCCTGGCACAGGGCCAGGGTGTCCGCCATCGCCTCCGGGGTGACGAAGTCTGGGTTGTCCGCCGAGGTGTGGTACTCGGGGTACCCCGCGTACGGGGTGCGGCTGAGCGAGCCCACCCCGAGGTCGAAGCCCGGCGAGCAGAACTGCCGCTCGTCGTAGCCGTACGGGGTGAACTCCTTCACGCTGTGCGGGCGTTCGGAGGCGGCCAGCACGTGGCGCAGGACCCGGTCGATCTCCGCGTCACCGCGCCGGCTCTGCTTGTACGTCAGTTGCCCCCGGTCGCCGGCGCAGGCCAGCACCAGGCCGTGCCTGACGCGGTCGATCCGCTCCGCGTTGCGGGCCAGCCAGGTGATCGCCCCGATGGTGCCGGGCGCGAACAGGAACCGGTAGGTGTAGTACGGGTTCCGCTCCGCCAGCGCCCGGGCCAGGAAGACCGCCACCGCGATGCCGGCCAGGTTGTCGTTGGCCAGCGAGGGGTGACAGACGTGGCAGGAGACGATCACCTCGTCGGAGACCTGCCCCGGGACCACGTGCTCGGCGTAGGTGAGGTGGCCGTCCGCGAGCGTGGAGTCGATCCGCACCTCGTACTCCCCGTCCGGCAGCGCGTCCAGGGTCTCCTGGGCCAGGCAGAACCCCCACTCCGGCGTGTAGTAGCTGGTGCGGTACGGCACCCAGGACGGGTGGTTGGGCAGGGTGTGCAGGTGCGGGCGCAGCTCGGACAGCGGCATGACCGCCGACACCGGCACGCTGTAGCCGAGCACGTGCAGGCTGGACGCGGCGAAGTCGACGACCCGCTTCCCGGACGCGTCGGCGACGTACGCGTCCCGGATGTTCCACTCCTGCGGCACCGTCCAGTCCAGGACCCGCGTCCCGGTCGGCACCTCGTGCACCTCCAGCGGGACGTACTCGCCGACGATGTCCAGGGTCGCGCGCACACCGTCGCCGGTGATGCTCCGGCACAGCGGGTACAGCCGCTCCACCAGGGCGTGCATCTCGCGGCCGGGCGCGGTCACCGGCGCCACCGCAGGGTGTCGTCGACCGTGCCCGCCCCGGTCGCCGCGCGCAGCACGGCCAGCCGGGTGAAGCGCTGCTCGAAGGAGTCCCGGGTCAGCCCGTGCTCGCGGTAGGCGTCGGCGAGTTCGAGCGCGCCCTGCTTCACCGTCCACGCGCACGCGAAGCCGGGCACCGCGGCGCGGAACCGGGAGAAGTCCACCCGGTACGAGCGCGGGTCGGCGCCGGTCTCCCCGGTGATCACCACCTTGGATCCGGCGACCGCGTCGGCGACCTGCCCGGCGATCTCGGCGACGGTGACGTTGTTGGCCTCGCTGCCGATGTTGAACGCCTCGTCGTGCACCGCCTCGCGCGGCGCCTCCAGCGCGGCCGTGAAGGCCCGCGCGATGTCCGCGGCGTGCACCAGCGGCCGCCACGGGGTGCCGTCGGACATCACCAGCACCTCGCCGGACAGCAGGGCGTGGCCCACCAGGTTGTTCACCACGATGTCGGCGCGGAGCCTGGGGGAGTAGCCGAAGGCGGTGGCGTTGCGCATGTACACCGGGCTGAAGTCCCCGTCGGCCAGCTCGTGCAGGTCGTCCTCCACCCGCACCTTCGACTCCGCGTACGGGGTCACCGGGCGCAGCGGGGCGTCCTCGGCCACCAGGGCGTCTCCGCCGGCGGCGCCGTAGACCGAGCACGTGGAGGCGTACAGGAAGCGCCGCACGCCCGCGTCGCGGGCCAGCCGGGCCAGGTGCACGGACGCGTGGTGGTTGATGTCGTACGTGAGCTGCGGCGCCAGCGAGCCCAGCGGGTCGTTGGACAGCGCGGCCAGGTGGATCACCGCGTCCACCCCGGCCACGTCCTCGGCGGTGACGTCGCGCAGGTCCACCCGCCGCCCCGGCGGGTCCGCGGGCCGCGGGCCCAGCAGGCAGTCGGCGAACAGGCCGGAGTCCAGGCCGACGACCTCGTGGCCGGCGGCCGTGAGGACCGGGGCCATCACGGTGCCCAGGTAGCCCTGGTGTCCGGTCAGCAGTACGCGCAAGGTTCAATCCCCCAGGTTCAGAGTGAGTTTGGTGACGGCGAACGCCTCGGCGTAGCGCGCCTGGCATTCGATGCCGCGGATCCGGGCCAGCCCGAGGAAGGCCTCCCGGTCGTACCAGGGGCGGTGCCGCTGCGAGGGGTAGTGCTCCTGCAGCAGCCGCACCTTCCGCTCGGCCGTCTCCGGCGACAGCGGCTGGTACGCCGACGGACGGCCGAGGTCGCCGTCCCACTTGACGATCTCGTAGCCGAGCACGAGGTGGTCGCGGAACGCGGTGGGCACCAGCCGGGCCAGACCGCGGTGGTCCTGGTGCGCGTCGTCGGTCCGCGGGGCGAGGATCAGATCGGGATCGGTCCGCCCGCGCAGTTCCTCCACCGCGGCCTTGGCCTCGTCCCAGTGCGTCGGCATCCGGCCGTCGGGCAGCTTGAGCACCGTCAGGCGCAGGTCGGCGCCCGGACAGAACGCGGCGAGCGCGGCCCGCTCCTCCTGCTCCCGCTCGCCGCCGCCGCCGGAGAGCACCAGCGCGTCGACCTGGACGCCCGGCCGGGCCCCGCACAGGGTCAGCAGGGTGCCGCCGGCGCCGATGGCGATGTCGTCGCAGT contains these protein-coding regions:
- a CDS encoding PIG-L deacetylase family protein, whose protein sequence is MIKLSAGRVDRIVAVGAHCDDIAIGAGGTLLTLCGARPGVQVDALVLSGGGGEREQEERAALAAFCPGADLRLTVLKLPDGRMPTHWDEAKAAVEELRGRTDPDLILAPRTDDAHQDHRGLARLVPTAFRDHLVLGYEIVKWDGDLGRPSAYQPLSPETAERKVRLLQEHYPSQRHRPWYDREAFLGLARIRGIECQARYAEAFAVTKLTLNLGD
- a CDS encoding DUF4910 domain-containing protein, producing the protein MAPVTAPGREMHALVERLYPLCRSITGDGVRATLDIVGEYVPLEVHEVPTGTRVLDWTVPQEWNIRDAYVADASGKRVVDFAASSLHVLGYSVPVSAVMPLSELRPHLHTLPNHPSWVPYRTSYYTPEWGFCLAQETLDALPDGEYEVRIDSTLADGHLTYAEHVVPGQVSDEVIVSCHVCHPSLANDNLAGIAVAVFLARALAERNPYYTYRFLFAPGTIGAITWLARNAERIDRVRHGLVLACAGDRGQLTYKQSRRGDAEIDRVLRHVLAASERPHSVKEFTPYGYDERQFCSPGFDLGVGSLSRTPYAGYPEYHTSADNPDFVTPEAMADTLALCQEAFAVLDRNRRYQNLSPYGEPQLGRRGLYESLGGRSDAKEAQMAMLWVLSLSDGEHSLLDVAERSGLAFDTVAAAAGALHGAGLIKE
- a CDS encoding NAD-dependent epimerase/dehydratase family protein gives rise to the protein MRVLLTGHQGYLGTVMAPVLTAAGHEVVGLDSGLFADCLLGPRPADPPGRRVDLRDVTAEDVAGVDAVIHLAALSNDPLGSLAPQLTYDINHHASVHLARLARDAGVRRFLYASTCSVYGAAGGDALVAEDAPLRPVTPYAESKVRVEDDLHELADGDFSPVYMRNATAFGYSPRLRADIVVNNLVGHALLSGEVLVMSDGTPWRPLVHAADIARAFTAALEAPREAVHDEAFNIGSEANNVTVAEIAGQVADAVAGSKVVITGETGADPRSYRVDFSRFRAAVPGFACAWTVKQGALELADAYREHGLTRDSFEQRFTRLAVLRAATGAGTVDDTLRWRR